One Halomonas sp. THAF5a genomic region harbors:
- a CDS encoding STAS domain-containing protein → MINHEGRIKAAFASGVFVLKLCGDVRLTLCATLDRQAQQLAETPGLETLIIDLRDTTNVDSTALGFLAKVAMAVQGRVSEPPTIIADNPDVQRMLDVMGFSRIFTLVESPITEARDLRDLPEIPTDVEETRQRVLEAHRILMRLNEHNREEFQPLVEMLEAQQAASHGS, encoded by the coding sequence ATGATAAATCATGAGGGCCGCATCAAGGCAGCATTCGCATCGGGTGTCTTCGTCCTCAAGCTATGCGGGGACGTGCGCCTGACCCTCTGCGCGACCCTGGACCGCCAGGCCCAGCAGCTCGCCGAGACGCCGGGGCTCGAGACGCTGATCATCGATCTGAGAGACACCACCAACGTGGATTCCACCGCCCTGGGTTTTCTGGCCAAGGTGGCCATGGCGGTGCAGGGGCGCGTCAGCGAACCGCCGACCATCATCGCCGACAATCCCGACGTCCAGCGCATGCTGGACGTCATGGGGTTCTCGCGAATCTTCACCCTGGTGGAGTCGCCGATCACCGAGGCTCGCGACCTCCGCGACCTGCCCGAGATCCCCACCGACGTGGAGGAGACCCGCCAGCGGGTGCTCGAGGCGCACCGCATCCTGATGCGCCTCAACGAGCACAATCGCGAGGAGTTCCAGCCGCTGGTGGAGATGCTCGAGGCCCAGCAGGCCGCCTCCCACGGCTCCTAA
- the tal gene encoding transaldolase — protein sequence MADDLLSQLKTMTTVVADTGDLDAIRRFEPTDATTNPSLILQAAQHEGRRARLAEIARHATDVDDALDTVAVEIGSEISALVPGYVSTEVSARLSFDTDATLARARALIERYGRHGVGPERILIKVAATWEGIRAARILEREGIHTNLTLLFSFAQAQACADAGATLVSPFVGRILDWHKAQDPEADFAGDRDPGVQSVKRIYEHFKGHGYDTIVMGASFRNSGEILALSGCDRLTISPALLEELAGTSGTLTRRLTPLDAETRAPEPQDEAEFRWAMNEDAMATEKLAEGIRKFMADQRKLEALLAELRQG from the coding sequence ATGGCAGACGACCTGCTTTCACAACTCAAGACCATGACCACCGTGGTGGCCGACACCGGCGATCTCGACGCGATCCGCCGCTTCGAGCCGACCGATGCCACCACCAATCCCTCGCTGATCCTGCAGGCGGCCCAGCACGAGGGGCGCCGCGCGCGGCTGGCCGAGATCGCCCGCCACGCCACGGACGTCGATGATGCGCTGGACACCGTGGCCGTCGAGATCGGCAGCGAGATCAGCGCCCTGGTGCCCGGCTACGTCTCCACCGAGGTCAGCGCGCGGCTCTCCTTCGATACCGACGCCACCCTCGCGCGGGCCCGGGCGCTGATCGAGCGCTACGGCCGTCACGGGGTCGGCCCCGAGCGGATCCTGATCAAGGTCGCGGCCACCTGGGAGGGGATCCGCGCCGCCCGGATCCTCGAGCGCGAGGGCATCCACACCAACCTGACCCTGCTGTTCAGCTTCGCCCAGGCCCAGGCCTGCGCCGATGCCGGCGCGACCCTAGTCTCCCCCTTCGTGGGGCGCATCCTCGACTGGCACAAGGCCCAGGATCCCGAGGCCGATTTCGCCGGCGACCGCGATCCGGGCGTGCAGTCGGTCAAGCGCATCTACGAGCACTTCAAGGGCCACGGCTATGACACCATCGTGATGGGCGCCAGCTTCCGCAACAGCGGCGAGATCCTCGCCCTGTCGGGCTGCGACCGGCTGACCATCTCCCCGGCGCTGCTGGAGGAACTGGCCGGCACGAGCGGTACGCTGACGCGCCGGCTGACGCCGCTGGACGCGGAGACCCGCGCGCCGGAGCCGCAGGATGAGGCCGAGTTCCGCTGGGCGATGAACGAGGACGCCATGGCCACCGAGAAGCTCGCCGAGGGCATCCGCAAGTTCATGGCCGACCAGCGCAAGCTGGAGGCGCTGCTGGCGGAGCTCCGCCAGGGCTGA